Proteins found in one Plasmodium relictum strain SGS1 genome assembly, chromosome: 13 genomic segment:
- the Pgt1 gene encoding RNA guanylyltransferase, putative: MIFDIYNPGEKIENEFLKEKIRSKINEMLKWKRKGFPGSNPVSLTNHNIKNLFRKEYIICEKTDGVRYFLFIASNTTFLIDRNYEIFKNDMHIPMKEDLSKKQQLTLLDGELVEDIVFDEKRGIEEKKIVYLIYDGLYIQRKDITNLSYLDRLTYVYNNVITPLKIYKKKNFKNKNFNHSLESVYDDVSIKKRKYNSTNEYDEESGSLDTKVNNNINISDISNINDTNYNETNYTYEKSNSSINIGNEISYSDCDINDNISSSYSSTNYDNDCPFEIYLKDFYSIDKICELTKIMKKLPHPSDGIIFTPLNSSYVTGNFYHLLKWKPLNLNTVDFGIETVYDENNLPNKFELFISINGVRTSYKCYLAQYGDVYKELLQLALNNKISHYIIECYYVSKNIYSIRKNDNSTETEIEGGWIAQKIRYDKNIPNDISTLNKVIQSILDNITIDSLIKEILRNKKGM; the protein is encoded by the coding sequence atgatattcgatatatataatcctggtgaaaaaatagaaaatgagtttttaaaagaaaaaattagatcaaaaataaatgaaatgcTAAAATGGAAAAGAAAGGGATTTCCTGGTAGTAACCCGGTTTCCTTAACAAACCataatataaagaatttATTTAGAAAGGAATACATAATATGTGAAAAAACAGATGGAGttagatattttttatttatagcGTCTAATACtacatttttaattgatagaaattatgaaatttttaaaaatgatatgCATATTCCAATGAAGGAagatttatcaaaaaaacaACAGTTAACTTTACTAGATGGAGAATTAGTAGAGGATATAGTTTTTGATGAAAAAAGAGgtattgaagaaaaaaaaattgtttatttaatttatgatGGACTATACATACAAAGAAAGGATATAACAAATCTTTCTTATTTAGATAGATTAACATATGTCTATAATAATGTTATAACTCCtttgaaaatttataaaaaaaaaaattttaaaaataaaaattttaatcatTCATTAGAATCAGTATATGATGATGTAAGcataaagaaaagaaaatacaaTTCTACCAATGAATATGATGAAGAAAGTGGAAGTTTGGATACAAAAGTaaacaataatataaatatctcagatatttctaatataaatgatacaaattataatgaaaCTAATTATACTTATGAAAAAAGTAATAGTAGCATTAATATAGGCAATGAAATTAGCTACAGTGACTGTGatattaatgataatattagCTCATCATATTCATCTACAAATTATGATAATGATTGCCCATttgaaatttatttaaaggaTTTTTATAGCATTGATAAAATATGtgaattaacaaaaataatgaaaaagttaCCCCATCCATCAGAtggtattatttttacacCTTTAAATTCTTCTTATGTAACAggaaatttttatcatttactAAAATGGAAAcctttaaatttaaatacagTGGATTTTGGAATAGAAACTGTTTATGACGAAAATAATTTACCAAATAAATTTGAATTATTCATTTCTATTAACGGAGTAAGAACATCCTATAAATGCTATTTAGCGCAGTATGGGGATGTATATAAAGAATTGCTACAATTAGctcttaataataaaatttctcATTATATTATTGAATGCTATTAtgtttcaaaaaatatatattctatacgtaaaaatgataattcaACTGAAACTGAAATAGAAGGAGGATGGATTGCTCAAAAAATTcgatatgataaaaatattcctAATGATATCTCAACattaaataaagttattcAAAGTATTCTTGACAATATAACTATAGATTCGttaattaaagaaattttaaggaataaaaaaggtatgtaa
- the ABCk2 gene encoding atypical protein kinase, ABC-1 family, putative: MNQYDQWNRKIRTIWYCSSLYVEYKNALRKSKKMSVDKKTEYWEKKHEEFATKMLNNIYELKGWWVKVGQFLSTQENIMPVAYIEKFTKLQDMMPTSSFDKIEAILKKELGNIYDLFEYIDEEPLASASIGQVHRAKLKKNEKDLSLIGNDNKKKYNVIIKIQHEGIDQFLSSDINTLKKVSWAFGLIDKNFYFSDFIDEWQDSASRELNYRYELYHQILAYNTYKKSGIHLKIPRIYCALTTTKVLVMEYIKGFKITDSDSIKKYNVDKYKLAYEIIDYFAYQIHNDGFFHGDPHPGNILVMLEEKKKKKKKKKNDDNYKIKEKANSDLLSYNMPNLSEDNLIESKNFNLKTKSPKKLMDSLSKSFSFVDYSFTKNFDSDYKKKKYDSIKSENMSDDLNMIRKGVSKSEEFISYRNSSEKLSKEIKRKLEKKHYNKSIGNNNIITQKRNIFLVNNENKDHIKKKKEKKKKKKQYSFLPVIIDWGLIKQLDSVMKVAFCKLIYNISCMNVLNIIEAFEDMGFCFKEDFTYDPEIYIENLKRFFLKKLEESSNKLNDGQKENATSNEEINKNKNMEILKNIEKKDVLDKNPVSDVPKDIIFFIRVASLLHGLCSQLDVKINYLSIFSRRAKEALEKIYNPINNSIYTIPIDKTPNTFFEKRIHNFIKNLYDQNKILGCQIAIIHKKKLVVNTCIGVTSTTDKRPITKHSLFNGYSLNKTILTIALLHLICNSVNEHNSAESVFLCLNKDKKKNNEEKRKTETNNINEKTIKENTSKFVSEKFSEINKIEYDYFSSKKKENIYFEDLNSEKKKDIVFNTVRSSSYNNKRNFIYDDNKQKNFNDTNDIYSKDNTICNNILNKSILKDIESKQIKNFKNTINDYICNYWDGFICNNKKNITIKDVLTLKCFIRKPFHDKITLSKFIDYDKMINMIENSKNYKIKSKSSKYGEYLYLIDSYIIAELIRNISGLKYYEYIYKYIVKPLHLTEEMFVPIPTYLLNNNEEKLKRKNQLISEKGKKNKKNIKLNTHKEHTSNVNISNDLASHSFSRGNDIKIKSSIPDIFNDMDQEKYINIHYNDDIRHIGNIEKNNYTKKKNKNFNKKKIAKRRYVSVDVYYSMKKKKDDDTMILKNSNNIVKNIGFINILPDSSKEFSYQDNIEKDRDIKLYSQNNGELCKEDGNNNIYNRKSELSILINNESFQKVYEKGFISNSILESNLKNRNTLSFKNKFLNHVDNLKVKTKKINDSIKNIYENNENIFLKKIFSSQKKGDIKNDSDNAATTINTTVTTNDNTKNNDNINKIIKKKSSSKEVIEENKWIMKNTKKIFSNLREVGKNKKILLSSNELSINRGSKRRTQSCTNCKMIKYNIRYNNNNRIENFTDSNGVVFKYQNDTNKLVDYNVDFFPCTFLNNFNENFENDSRNLFYNLEEGRKFYKFTFDNNIKTLFENIDTKTSGDESVNSILKEKYNDCQKKNNKYTKIFKYIKELRNSLREKEKKRKTSFPLLKKIEEKNSNSIKEEEELKKDEELMKNLIEYKYLILQRQNNNIMKKKTKQNIYVNEHSYDIEMFSDTTSDSSESIKSLIKKKESENKEKRKINEKKKQLEIYLVMNNLYKKNKKGLISKEYHTINKKTDVYWRLAYARRNINILDNMSRTDINKKLEIFKQNAKNKKGGSDSENEDNNITNEQEKIIKDLNKLDTKLKMYLDNFNVKHYNKYISLFQLMQTKPYILDPLIYDSKKILDKYIPFNGRFTAKALCKLFAFANNQFFFPSYILNKMRKIYTLDKSIESYILAGGMSRKWGMGFQIFECEYCGEINEDFYLYKKGKKKNKNKNKNKNKNKTEDALNHKTIVGYGQSDFSGCLAISFPEIDFSLTILLSDIFKGPEVSHLILDYVLKVYGIKPKWKLPIRISELIKIL; this comes from the exons aTGAATCAATACGACCAATGGAATCGTAAAATTCGG aCCATATGGTATTGTAGTAGTCTTTAtgttgaatataaaaatgccTTGAGAAAATCAAAAAAGATGTCAGTTGATAAAAAGACAGAATATTGGGAGAAAAAACATGAAGAATTTGCGACAAAGatgttaaataatatatatgaattaaaag GATGGTGGGTTAAAGTAGGACAATTTTTAAGTACTCAAGAAAATATTATGCCAGTAGCATATATAGAAAAGTTTACAAAATTACAAGATATGATGCCTACATCTTCTTTTGATAAAATAGAagctattttaaaaaaagaattag gaaatatatatgatttatttGAGTACATTGACGAGGAGCCATTGGCGAGCGCATCTATAGGACAAGTCCATCGAGctaaactaaaaaaaaatgaaaaagatttAAGTCTTATTGGAAatgacaataaaaaaaaatataatgttataataaaaatacaacaTGAAGGAATAGATCAATTTTTATCTTCAGATATAAATACACTAAAAAAAGTCTCATGGGCATTTGGAttaattgataaaaatttttattttagtgATTTTATCGATGAATGGCAAGATTCTGCTTCTCGTGAATTAAATTATAGATATGAATTATATCATCAAATATTAGCTTATAATACTTATAAAAAATCAggaattcatttaaaaataccTAGAATATATTGTGCTTTAACAACTACTAAAGTGTTAGTAATGGAATACATAAAAGGATTTAAAATAACAGATTCTgattcaattaaaaaatataatgtagACAAATATAAACTAGCTTATGAAATAATTGATTATTTTGCTTATCAAATTCATAATGACGGTTTTTTTCATGGAGATCCTCATCCAGGAAATATTTTAGTTAtgttagaagaaaaaaaaaaaaaaaaaaaaaaaaaaaaaaatgatgacaattataaaattaaagagaAGGCTAATTCTGATCTTTTGTCCTATAATATGCCTAATTTATCTGAGGACAATCTTATAGaatcaaaaaattttaatttaaaaacaaaaagccCAAAGAAGTTAATGGATTCACTATCTAAATCATTCAGTTTTGTTGACTATTCCTTTactaaaaattttgattctgattataaaaaaaaaaaatatgactCAATTAAAAGTGAAAATATGAGTGATGATTTAAATATGATAAGAAAAGGTGTTTCTAAATCCGAAgaatttatttcatatagAAATTCAAGcgaaaaattatcaaaagaaataaaaagaaaattagaaaaaaagcattataataaatcaattggtaataataatattattactcaaaaaaggaatatatttttagtaaataatGAGAATAAAgatcatattaaaaaaaaaaaagaaaaaaaaaaaaaaaagaaacaataTTCTTTCCTGCCTGTTATAATTGATTGGGGATTAATAAAACAGTTAGACAGTGTTATGAAAGTGGCATTTtgtaaattaatttataacatCAGCTGTATGaatgttttaaatattatagaaGCTTTTGAAGATATGGGTTTTTGTTTTAAGGAAGATTTTACATATGATCCggaaatatatattgaaaatttgaaaagatttttcttaaaaaaattagaagaaTCAAGCAATAAATTAAACGATGGACAGAAAGAAAATGCTACTTccaatgaagaaataaataaaaataaaaatatggaaatattaaagaacattgaaaaaaaagatgtatTAGATAAAAACCCAGTTAGTGATGTACCTAAggatattatattttttattagagtAGCTTCATTACTACATGGTTTATGCAGTCAGTTAGAtgtgaaaataaattatttaagtaTTTTTTCTAGAAGAGCAAAAGAAGcattagaaaaaatttataatccAATAAATAATTCTATATATACAATCCCTATTGATAAAACTCCTAATACCTTTTTTGAGAAAAGAATTcataatttcataaaaaatttatatgatcaaaataaaatattaggATGCCAAATAGCcattatacataaaaaaaaattggttGTTAATACATGTATAGGAGTAACCAGTACTACTGACAAAAGACCAATCACAAAACATTCTTTATTCAATGgatattctttaaataaaactATTTTAACAATTGCTTTATTACATTTAATTTGTAATTCAGTAAATGAGCATAATTCAGCAGAAAGTGTTTTTTTATGTcttaataaagataaaaagaaaaataatgaagaaaaaagaaaaacagaaacaaataatataaatgaaaagacAATAAAGGAAAACACAAGTAAGTTTGTTAGTGAAAAGTTTagtgaaattaataaaattgaatatgattatttttcttcaaaaaaaaaagaaaatatttattttgaagATTTaaattcagaaaaaaaaaaagatatagtTTTTAATACTGTTAGAAGTAGTAGTTATAATAATAagagaaattttatttatgatGACAATAAgcagaaaaattttaatgatacCAATGATATTTATAGTAAAGACAATACAATATgcaataatatattaaataaaagtatactAAAAGATATAGAAtcaaaacaaataaaaaatttcaaaaatacaataaatgattatatatgtaattattGGGATGGTTTTATTTgtaataataagaaaaatataacaatCAAAGATGTTTTAACTCTTAAATGCTTTATAAGAAAACCATTTCATGATAAAATTACTCTAAGCAAATTTATTGATTATGATAAAATGATTAATATGATAGAAAATTcgaaaaattacaaaataaaaagtaaatcTTCAAAATATGgagaatatttatatttaattgattCATATATTATAGCTGAATTAATACGTAACATTTCAggtttaaaatattatgaatacatttataaataCATCGTTAAACCATTACACCTAACAGAAGAAATGTTTGTTCCTATTCCcacatatttattaaataataatgaagagaaattaaaaagaaagaatCAATTAATTAgtgaaaaaggaaaaaaaaataaaaaaaatataaaattaaatacacATAAAGAACATACATCTAATGTTAATATAAGTAATGACTTAGCTTCTCATTCATTTTCGCGTGGAaatgatattaaaataaaaagtagcATTCctgatatttttaatgatatgGATCAAGAAAAGTATATCAATATTCATTATAATGATGATATAAGACATATAggtaatattgaaaaaaataattatacaaaaaaaaaaaataaaaattttaacaaaaaaaaaatagctaAAAGAAGATATGTAAGTGTAGATGTTTATTATTccatgaaaaagaaaaaagatgaCGATACtatgattttaaaaaattcaaataatatagtaaaaaatataggttttataaatatattaccTGATTCTAGCAAAGAATTTTCTTATCAAGATAATATAGAAAAGGATAGGGATATAAAACTATATTCTCAGAATAATGGAGAATTATGCAAAGAAGatggtaataataatatatataatagaaaaagtGAACTaagtattttaattaataatgaaagtTTTCAAAAGGTATATGAAAAAGGATTTATTTCCAATAGTATTTTAGaaagtaatttaaaaaatagaaatactttaagttttaaaaataagtttttaaatcatgtagataatttaaaagtgaaaacaaaaaaaataaacgattcaataaaaaatatatatgaaaacaatgaaaatatatttttaaaaaaaattttttcttcacaaaaaaaaggggatattaaaaatgatagTGATAATGCTGCAACTACTATTAATACTACAGTTACTACTAAtgataatacaaaaaataacgataatatcaataaaatcattaaaaaaaaaagtagttCAAAAGAAgtaatagaagaaaataagtggattatgaaaaatacgaaaaaaatattttctaacCTTAGAGAGGtgggaaaaaataaaaaaattttattaagtaGCAATGAATTAAGTATTAATAGAGGATCAAAAAGGAGAACGCAAAGCTGTACAAATTgcaaaatgataaaatataacataagatataataataataatagaattGAAAATTTCACTGATTCAAATGGTGTTGTATTCAAATACCAAAATGATACAAATAAATTAGTTGATTACAATGTAGATTTTTTTCCTtgtacttttttaaataattttaatgaaaattttgaaaatgatTCAAGAAaccttttttataatttagaagaagggagaaaattttataaatttacttttgataataacataaaaacATTATTTGAGAATATAGATACAAAAACTAGTGGAGATGAATCAGTAAATAGTATATTAAAGGAGAAATATAATGATTgtcagaaaaaaaataataaatatacaaaaatttttaaatatattaaggaATTAAGAAATAGTttaagagaaaaagaaaaaaaaagaaaaacaagtTTTcctcttttaaaaaaaatagaagagaAAAATAGTAACTCTattaaagaagaagaagaattaaaaaaagatgaagaacttatgaaaaatttaattgaatataaatatttgatATTACAAAGacaaaataataacataatgaaaaaaaaaaccaaacaaaatatttatgttaatGAACACTCATATGACATTGAAATGTTCAGTGATACAACTAGCGATAGCTCTGAATCAATTAAATCtctcattaaaaaaaaggaaagtgaaaataaagaaaaaagaaaaataaatgaaaaaaaaaaacaattagaaatatatttagttatgaataatttatataaaaagaataaaaaaggatTAATATCAAAGGAGTATCATacaataaataagaaaacagATGTATACTGGAGGCTAGCATATGCAAGGAGAAATATTAACATATTAGATAATATGTCTAGAactgatataaataaaaaattagaaatatttaagcaaaatgcaaaaaataaaaaaggaggTAGCGATTcagaaaatgaagataataatataacaaatgaacaagaaaaaataataaaagatttaaaCAAATTAGATACAAAACTTAAAATGTATTTAGATAATTTTAATGTGAAACattataacaaatatatatctttatttcaATTGATGCAAACAAAACCTTATATATTAGATCCCTTAATTTATGATTCCAAAAAAATACTTGACAAATATATACCTTTTAATGGAAGATTTACAGCTAAAGCATTATGTAAATTATTTGCTTTTGCTAATAATCAATTTTTCTTTCCTTCATATATTCTTAataaaatgagaaaaatatACACACTTGACAAAAGTATTGAATCTTATATATTAGCAGGTGGGATGAGTAGAAAATGGGGAATGGGTTTTCAAATTTTTGAATGTGAATACTGTGGAGAGATAAACGaagatttttatttatataaaaaaggaaaaaaaaaaaacaaaaataagaataaaaataaaaataaaaataaaactgaAGATGCTTTGAATCATAAAACAATTGTTGGATATGGTCAATCCGACTTTTCTGGTTGTTTAGCAATATCTTTTCCTGAAATTGATTTTTCTCTTACAATTCTCTTATCAGATATTTTTAAAGGGCCAGaa GTGTCACACCTAATACTTGATTATGTATTAAAAGTATACGGCATAAAACCTAAATGGAAGCTACCTATACGAATATCAGAACTTATTAAAATCTTGTAA
- the PP1 gene encoding serine/threonine protein phosphatase PP1, putative — translation MALEIDIDNVISKLIEVRGTRPGKNVNLTENEIKILCLSSREIFLNQPILLELEAPIKICGDIHGQFYDLLRLFEYGGFPPDANYLFLGDYVDRGKQSLETICLLLAYKIKYPENFFLLRGNHECASINRIYGFYDECKRRYSVKLWKTFIDCFNCLPVAAIIDEKIFCMHGGLSPELNNMEQIRKITRPTDVPDNGLLCDLLWSDPEKEINGWGENDRGVSFTFGQDVVHNFLRKHELDLICRAHQVVEDGYEFFAKRQLVTLFSAPNYCGEFDNAGAMMSVDETLMCSFQILKPVEKKKATN, via the exons atggCATTAGAAATAGATATAGATAATGTAATATCAAAGCTAATAGAAGTTAGAGGAACAAGACCAGgaaaaaatgttaatttaactgaaaatgaaataaagatATTATGTTTATCTAGTagagaaatttttttaaatcaaccAATATTACTAGAATTAGAAGCaccaataaaaatatgtggAGATATTCATGGGCAGTTTTATGACTTGTTAAGGCTATTTGAATATGGTGGTTTTCCACCGGATGccaattatttatttttag ggGATTATGTTGATAGAGGAAAACAGAGTTTAGAAACTATTTGTTTACTTTTAgcatataaaataaagtatccagaaaacttttttttattaagagGAAATCATGAATGTGCATCAATTAATAGAATATATGGATTTTATGATGAAtgtaaaagaagatatagcGTAAAACTGTGGAAAACCTTTATTGACTGTTTTAATTGTTTACCTGTTGCGGCAATTATtgatgaaaaaattttttgtatgCATGGGGGATTATCACCTGAATTAAACAATATGGAACagataagaaaaataacaAGGCCAACTGATGTACCAGATAATG gttTATTATGTGATTTGTTATGGTCTGATccagaaaaagaaataaatggTTGGGGGGAAAATGACAGAGGAGTTTCATTTACTTTTGGTCAAGACGTcgttcataattttttaagaaagCATGAATTAGATTTAATATGCAGAGCACATCaa GTTGTAGAAGATGGTTATGAATTTTTTGCAAAAAGGCAATTAGTTACTTTATTTTCTGCTCCTAATTACTGCGGTGAGTTTGATAATGCAGGTGCTATGATGAGTGTTGATGAAACTTTAATGTGTTCATTTCAA attttaaaacctgttgaaaaaaaaaaagcgactaactaa
- a CDS encoding 60S ribosomal protein L10, putative — protein MGRRPARCYRYCKNKPYPKSRYCRGVPDPKIRIYDMGKKKADVNEFSGVVHLVSYEYEQISSEALEAARICANKYMITNCGKDNFHLRIRVHPFHVLRINKMLSCAGADRLQTGMRGAFGKPNGVVARVDIGQVLLSIRTKENFVPKAAEALRRAKYKFPGRQKVFISNKWGFTKFSKDEYQEYKKKGRIISDGVSCKFIREKGPLEKIYKDINTIIES, from the coding sequence aTGGGAAGAAGACCAGCTAGGTGTTATAgatattgtaaaaataaaccTTATCCCAAGAGTAGATATTGCAGAGGTGTTCCTGATCCCAAGATAAGAATTTATGACatgggaaaaaaaaaagcagaTGTAAATGAATTTAGTGGAGTTGTACATTTAGTTTCATATGAATATGAACAAATATCATCTGAAGCATTAGAAGCTGCACGTATTTGtgcaaataaatatatgataaCAAATTGTGGTAAagataattttcatttaagaATAAGAGTACATCCATTTCATGTTTTAAggataaataaaatgttGTCATGTGCCGGAGCTGATAGACTTCAAACAGGTATGAGAGGAGCATTTGGAAAACCTAATGGAGTTGTAGCAAGGGTAGATATTGGCCAGGTTTTGCTTTCTATTAgaacaaaagaaaattttgttCCCAAAGCAGCTGAAGCTTTAAGGAGagcaaaatataaatttcctGGAAGGCAGAAAGTTTTTATTAGTAATAAATGGGGATTTACTAAATTTTCAAAAGATGAATAtcaagaatataaaaaaaaaggaagaatTATTTCTGATGGTGTTAGTTGTAAATTTATCAGAGAAAAAGGTccattagaaaaaatatataaagatataaacACAATCATAGAATCATAA